A genomic region of Thunnus albacares chromosome 2, fThuAlb1.1, whole genome shotgun sequence contains the following coding sequences:
- the LOC122968299 gene encoding GRAM domain-containing protein 2B isoform X3, protein MSKPSFAPYNTAGRHRSDVENMAEERQRNGRTTNEPPQAVDPEHQEPSSRRKPALVRSKTFDNSLLTQVQADSDSKIERKKSHYSQLSKSNCQYHKIFKEISKEEQLRQSYTCALQKDILYQGRMFVSDHWICFHSKVFGKDTKIAIPVISVTHIKKTKTAILVPNALVISTANDRYVFVSFLSRDNTYKFLMSVCLHLEEKSPCSSPIPSSAENSFRSTRSPRSPRFPLSFSGDFSDLDGAVRQRRQEMEESSSSDSQTPDYEKIAEFPVPPFLDVLKHTDGATPPEHPDHQHKVKNQHQNQQSPDNKQHDKHHSVSEVVIDSRTMKPVSLNTVLFVYLFLVCVLVLSSCYLAFKIVSLEQRLTTLGSVTDFTNHENDFLRVNSDVNTELFSELLTINLIKLEKVQKNLQRLLDEAA, encoded by the exons tTCAGATGTAGAGAACATGGCTGAGGAGCGACAGAGAAACGGGAGGACGACCAACGAGCCTCCGCAGGCCGTCGATCCCGAGCATCAGGAGCCCTCGAGCAGGAGGAAGCCGGCGTTAGTCAG GTCAAAGACCTTCGACAACTCTCTGCTGACTCAGGTCCAGGCTGACTCAGACTCCaagatagagaggaagaagtCTCACTACAGCCAA CTTTCGAAGAGCAACTGCCAGTACCATAAAATATTTAAGGAGATCAGCAAAGAGGAACAGCTCAGACAGA GTTACACCTGTGCCCTGCAGAAAGACATCCTCTACCAGGGACGAATGTTTGTCTCCGACCACTGGATCTGTTTCCACTCCAAGGTGTTTGGCAAAGACACAAAG ATCGCCATCCCAGTGATCTCCGTCACTCACATCAAGAAGACCAAAACCGCCATCTTGGTGCCAAACGCTCTGGTGATCTCCACTGCAAACGACAGG tACGTGTTTGTGTCCTTCCTGTCCAGAGACAACACCTACAAGTTCCTGATGTCCGTCTGTCTTCATCTGGAG GAGAAGAGTCCATGCAGCAGCCCCATCCCCTCCTcagctgaaaacagcttcaGAAGTACGAGGTCCCCCCGATCACCCCGCTTTCCTCTG AGTTTTTCAGGTGATTTCAGTGATCTGGACGGAGCGGTGAGACAGAGGAGgcaggagatggaggagagcaGCAGCTCTGATTCCCAGACCCCCGACTACGAGAAGATAGCAG AGTTCCCTGTTCCTCCGTTCCTGGATGTGTTGAAGCACACAGATGGTGCGACGCCTCCTGAACATCCAGACCATCAGCACAAAGTGAAGAACCAGCATCAGAACCAGCAGAGTCCAGACAACAAGCAGCACGACAAACACCACTCTG tcTCAGAGGTTGTGATTGACAGCAGGACGATGAAACCAGTTTCTCTCAACACTGTGCTGTTTGTCTACTTGTTCCT agTGTGTGTCCTGGTCTTGTCTTCCTGTTACTTGGCCTTTAAGATCGTCTCGTTGGAACAGAGACTGACGACACTCGGCTCCGTCACAGATTTCACCAACCACGA aaacGACTTTCTACGAGTGAACAGCGACGTGAACACAGAGCTTTTCTCTGAACTGTTGACCATCAACTTGATTAAACTGGAGAAG
- the LOC122968299 gene encoding GRAM domain-containing protein 2B isoform X4, translating to MAEERQRNGRTTNEPPQAVDPEHQEPSSRRKPALVRSKTFDNSLLTQVQADSDSKIERKKSHYSQLSKSNCQYHKIFKEISKEEQLRQSYTCALQKDILYQGRMFVSDHWICFHSKVFGKDTKIAIPVISVTHIKKTKTAILVPNALVISTANDRYVFVSFLSRDNTYKFLMSVCLHLEEKSPCSSPIPSSAENSFRSTRSPRSPRFPLSFSGDFSDLDGAVRQRRQEMEESSSSDSQTPDYEKIAEFPVPPFLDVLKHTDGATPPEHPDHQHKVKNQHQNQQSPDNKQHDKHHSVSEVVIDSRTMKPVSLNTVLFVYLFLVCVLVLSSCYLAFKIVSLEQRLTTLGSVTDFTNHENDFLRVNSDVNTELFSELLTINLIKLEKVQKNLQRLLDEAA from the exons ATGGCTGAGGAGCGACAGAGAAACGGGAGGACGACCAACGAGCCTCCGCAGGCCGTCGATCCCGAGCATCAGGAGCCCTCGAGCAGGAGGAAGCCGGCGTTAGTCAG GTCAAAGACCTTCGACAACTCTCTGCTGACTCAGGTCCAGGCTGACTCAGACTCCaagatagagaggaagaagtCTCACTACAGCCAA CTTTCGAAGAGCAACTGCCAGTACCATAAAATATTTAAGGAGATCAGCAAAGAGGAACAGCTCAGACAGA GTTACACCTGTGCCCTGCAGAAAGACATCCTCTACCAGGGACGAATGTTTGTCTCCGACCACTGGATCTGTTTCCACTCCAAGGTGTTTGGCAAAGACACAAAG ATCGCCATCCCAGTGATCTCCGTCACTCACATCAAGAAGACCAAAACCGCCATCTTGGTGCCAAACGCTCTGGTGATCTCCACTGCAAACGACAGG tACGTGTTTGTGTCCTTCCTGTCCAGAGACAACACCTACAAGTTCCTGATGTCCGTCTGTCTTCATCTGGAG GAGAAGAGTCCATGCAGCAGCCCCATCCCCTCCTcagctgaaaacagcttcaGAAGTACGAGGTCCCCCCGATCACCCCGCTTTCCTCTG AGTTTTTCAGGTGATTTCAGTGATCTGGACGGAGCGGTGAGACAGAGGAGgcaggagatggaggagagcaGCAGCTCTGATTCCCAGACCCCCGACTACGAGAAGATAGCAG AGTTCCCTGTTCCTCCGTTCCTGGATGTGTTGAAGCACACAGATGGTGCGACGCCTCCTGAACATCCAGACCATCAGCACAAAGTGAAGAACCAGCATCAGAACCAGCAGAGTCCAGACAACAAGCAGCACGACAAACACCACTCTG tcTCAGAGGTTGTGATTGACAGCAGGACGATGAAACCAGTTTCTCTCAACACTGTGCTGTTTGTCTACTTGTTCCT agTGTGTGTCCTGGTCTTGTCTTCCTGTTACTTGGCCTTTAAGATCGTCTCGTTGGAACAGAGACTGACGACACTCGGCTCCGTCACAGATTTCACCAACCACGA aaacGACTTTCTACGAGTGAACAGCGACGTGAACACAGAGCTTTTCTCTGAACTGTTGACCATCAACTTGATTAAACTGGAGAAG
- the LOC122968299 gene encoding GRAM domain-containing protein 2B isoform X1 produces the protein MSVMTEHCVNQQTSQEDARKSNRGTAKHEERDYHSDVENMAEERQRNGRTTNEPPQAVDPEHQEPSSRRKPALVRSKTFDNSLLTQVQADSDSKIERKKSHYSQLSKSNCQYHKIFKEISKEEQLRQSYTCALQKDILYQGRMFVSDHWICFHSKVFGKDTKIAIPVISVTHIKKTKTAILVPNALVISTANDRYVFVSFLSRDNTYKFLMSVCLHLEEKSPCSSPIPSSAENSFRSTRSPRSPRFPLSFSGDFSDLDGAVRQRRQEMEESSSSDSQTPDYEKIAEFPVPPFLDVLKHTDGATPPEHPDHQHKVKNQHQNQQSPDNKQHDKHHSVSEVVIDSRTMKPVSLNTVLFVYLFLVCVLVLSSCYLAFKIVSLEQRLTTLGSVTDFTNHENDFLRVNSDVNTELFSELLTINLIKLEKVQKNLQRLLDEAA, from the exons ATGAGCGTGATGACAGAACACTGTGTTAACCAGCAGACATCACAGGAGGATGCCAGGAAGTCTAACAGAGGAACTGCAAAGCATGAAGAAAGGGATTATCA tTCAGATGTAGAGAACATGGCTGAGGAGCGACAGAGAAACGGGAGGACGACCAACGAGCCTCCGCAGGCCGTCGATCCCGAGCATCAGGAGCCCTCGAGCAGGAGGAAGCCGGCGTTAGTCAG GTCAAAGACCTTCGACAACTCTCTGCTGACTCAGGTCCAGGCTGACTCAGACTCCaagatagagaggaagaagtCTCACTACAGCCAA CTTTCGAAGAGCAACTGCCAGTACCATAAAATATTTAAGGAGATCAGCAAAGAGGAACAGCTCAGACAGA GTTACACCTGTGCCCTGCAGAAAGACATCCTCTACCAGGGACGAATGTTTGTCTCCGACCACTGGATCTGTTTCCACTCCAAGGTGTTTGGCAAAGACACAAAG ATCGCCATCCCAGTGATCTCCGTCACTCACATCAAGAAGACCAAAACCGCCATCTTGGTGCCAAACGCTCTGGTGATCTCCACTGCAAACGACAGG tACGTGTTTGTGTCCTTCCTGTCCAGAGACAACACCTACAAGTTCCTGATGTCCGTCTGTCTTCATCTGGAG GAGAAGAGTCCATGCAGCAGCCCCATCCCCTCCTcagctgaaaacagcttcaGAAGTACGAGGTCCCCCCGATCACCCCGCTTTCCTCTG AGTTTTTCAGGTGATTTCAGTGATCTGGACGGAGCGGTGAGACAGAGGAGgcaggagatggaggagagcaGCAGCTCTGATTCCCAGACCCCCGACTACGAGAAGATAGCAG AGTTCCCTGTTCCTCCGTTCCTGGATGTGTTGAAGCACACAGATGGTGCGACGCCTCCTGAACATCCAGACCATCAGCACAAAGTGAAGAACCAGCATCAGAACCAGCAGAGTCCAGACAACAAGCAGCACGACAAACACCACTCTG tcTCAGAGGTTGTGATTGACAGCAGGACGATGAAACCAGTTTCTCTCAACACTGTGCTGTTTGTCTACTTGTTCCT agTGTGTGTCCTGGTCTTGTCTTCCTGTTACTTGGCCTTTAAGATCGTCTCGTTGGAACAGAGACTGACGACACTCGGCTCCGTCACAGATTTCACCAACCACGA aaacGACTTTCTACGAGTGAACAGCGACGTGAACACAGAGCTTTTCTCTGAACTGTTGACCATCAACTTGATTAAACTGGAGAAG